From the genome of Sander lucioperca isolate FBNREF2018 chromosome 1, SLUC_FBN_1.2, whole genome shotgun sequence, one region includes:
- the spata13 gene encoding spermatogenesis-associated protein 13 isoform X3 produces the protein MVLVHCVPLQCICRGPDPDRENQEATSDQQGPEALLQTEEVSPTTSNTPLISSTCLSESPTSPTSPTSHTSPTDASTEIASIKPRRRSGRPRPRPISDYGQLISRKHSIPEEVAVVHAEERTANTSLTKDCSGNDSCGNGDIPENCSINRDVQGMRQRPISVIGAVDLFSSDAEEKDDRLPSPLSRPPIPSHQVPPYRAVSARFRPSTLSQSTPIGLDRVGRRKLHRVLSDGVSECLATLDDSVSEEEEEGSFDELTDFTTYLQPGVELSVLNEWISSGHTVYAEALWDHVTMEEQELAFKAGDVIRVLEASHKDWWWGRGADKESWFPSSFVRVRVNQEGSSAESVESVADQEDPTPRDTHSAQHKEQMRTNVVQEIMNTERIYIKHLKDICEGYIRQCRKHPDMFTELQLKTIFSNIEDIYRFQRQFIRDLEKKYNKDQPHLSEIGSCFLLQGEGFSIYSDYCNTHPAACAELQRLMKSGKYKHFFEACRLLQQMIDISIAGFLLTPVQKICKYPLQLGELLKYTPKDHSDYSGVSKAYEAMKNVASLINERKRRQESVDTIAHWQVAILHWEGPDVLERSSELIHSGELTRVVRQGKMQQRSFFLFDHQLVFCKKDILRRDLLHYRGQLDMDQTEVVDVPDGRDLDLGLTLRNALRLRNASTLEFMCVLCCRKAEDKQRWLQAFAKERCRVKEDQEMGMEISEEQRRQAIVNARRAKQKKSKTIGYSASVPPHHQNLHPLHQRHITIPTSVPQQQVFSLAEPPKRKPYHLLYSITRNAFFRK, from the exons ATGGTGCTAGTCCATTGTGTGCCTCTCCAGTGTATATGCCGGGGACCAGACCCAGATCGAGAGAACCAAGAG GCAACATCAGACCAACAAGGTCCAGAAGCACTCCTCCAAACAGAGGAAGTCTCTCCAACAACCAGCAACACCCCTCTTATCTCTTCAACATGCCTTTCGGAGTCACCCACATCGCCCACCTCACCCACATCGCACACATCACCCACAGATGCATCCACGGAAATAGCCTCCATCAAGCCCAGACGAAGGAGTGGGCGCCCAAGACCTCGGCCCATCTCTGACTACGGGCAGCTCATTTCCAGGAAGCACTCCATTCCTGAGGAAGTGGCCGTAGTGCATGCTGAAGAAAGGACAGCAAATACATCATTGACTAAAGACTGCAGTGGAAATGACTCATGTGGGAATGGAGATATCCCTGAGAACTGCAGCATAAACAGAGACGTTCAAGGCATGAGGCAGCGTCCAATATCAGTGATAGGAGCTGTGGATCTGTTCTCTTCTGATGCTGAGGAGAAGGACGACCGCCTTCCTTCT CCCCTGTCGCGGCCGCCCATCCCCTCCCACCAGGTTCCCCCCTACAGAGCAGTGTCTGCCAGGTTTCgcccctccaccctctcccaGAGCACTCCCATCGGACTGGACCGTGTTGGACGCCGTAAGCTCCACAGAGTGCTGAGTG ATGGTGTGTCTGAGTGCCTGGCGACACTTGATGACAGCGtgagtgaggaggaggaggagggcagcTTTGATGAGCTCACTGATTTCACCACCTACCTCCAGCCAGGGGTGGAGCTCTCTGTGCTCAACGAG TGGATAAGCTCCGGCCACACAGTGTATGCTGAGGCTCTCTGGGACCATGTGACCATGGAGGAGCAGGAGCTGGCCTTCAAGGCGGGAGATGTTATCCGTGTCCTGGAAGCCTCGCATAAGGACTGGTGGTGGGGCAGGGGGGCTGACAAGGAGTCCTGGTTCCCTTCCAGCTTTGTGAGG GTGCGAGTGAACCAGGAGGGCTCGAGTGCAGAAAGTGTGGAGAGTGTAGCGGACCAGGAAGATCCAACTCCCAGGGACACACACAGCGCTCAGCACAAGGAGCAGATGAGAACCAATGTGGTTCAGGAAATCATGAATACTGAACGCATCTACATCAAGCACCTAAAAGACATCTGTGAG GGTTACATCCGTCAGTGCCGTAAACACCCGGACATGTTCACTGAGCTGCAGTTGAAGACCATCTTCAGCAACATAGAGGACATCTACAGGTTTCAGAGGCAGTTTATCAGAGACCTGGAGAAGAAGTACAACAAAGACCAACCACATCTCAGTGAAATAGGCTCTTGTTTTCTCTTGCAG GGAGAGGGCTTCTCTATCTACTCAGACTACTGTAACACTCATCCAGCAGCCTGTGCTGAGCTGCAGCGCCTCATGAAGTCGGGCAAATATAAGCATTTCTTTGAGGCCTGCCGGCTCCTCCAGCAGATGATCGACATTTCCATTGCAGGATTCTTGCTCACGCCCGTCCAGAAGATCTGTAAATACCCCCTGCAGCTGGGTGAACTGCTTAAGTACACCCCCAAAGACCACAG TGACTACAGCGGAGTGAGCAAAGCGTATGAGGCTATGAAGAATGTGGCCAGTCTGATAAATGAGAGGAAGAGACGGCAGGAGAGTGTCGACACCATCGCTCACTGGCAGGTGGCAATTCTACACTGGGAG GGGCCTGATGTGCTGGAGCGCAGCTCAGAGCTGATCCACTCTGGTGAGCTGACTCGAGTCGTCCGACAAGGCAAAATGCAACAGCGCAGCTTCTTCCTGTTTGACCATCAGTTGGTCTTCTGTAAAAAAGACATCCTGCGCAGAGACCTGCTCCACTACCGTGGACAGCTGGATATGGACCAGACCGAGGTGGTGGACGTGCCCGACGGGCGGGACCTAGACCTGGGCCTGACCCTGAGGAATGCTCTGCGCCTACGCAACGCATCCACTCTGGagtttatgtgtgtgctgtgctgCAGGAAGGCCGAGGACAAGCAGAGGTGGTTACAGGCCTTTGCCAAGGAGAGATGCAGAGTCAAGGAAGACCAAGAGATGG GAATGGAGATCAGTGAAGAGCAAAGAAGACAGGCCATTGTTAATGCCAGAAGAGCCAAACAGAAGAAGAGCAAAA CCATTGGTTACTCTGCTTCTGTCCCCCCACACCACCAAAACCTTCACCCCCTTCACCAGCGTCACATCACCATTCCAACCAGCGTGCCTCAGCAGCAGGTCTTCTCACTGGCCGAGCCCCCAAAACGAAAGCCTTATCACCTGTTGTACAGCATCACCCGCAACGCCTTCTTCAGAAAATGA
- the spata13 gene encoding uncharacterized protein spata13 isoform X2, whose amino-acid sequence MSRAEQQDRVLSTSEDSLPCLHHCKADPLIRSRPLSDIYPFHSHADRSAVPCLLSGCVAQVQPMTAGPDENRLNGINSSAWTNPVIGQPEGKPYSSRIMKLFSNSRKGPVPAHSPTTDSTTSTHSSDSNSVPQSWSGLSGLGVVDSFKKLRSSVLQGIQSRGAVTHDGEHDPSDQEMTNGTGVANIDPGLDDAANHLHFAEGYSVSNGNFAGQKLAVISRCGSDIEDYDDEETDEGDGLTRNTRLSRSIRRAYGAGRISLLDTGNRRLAGRSTNEATDSQKPDQTSRVNVQTKNMNDNTNVKVLSRLSKSAENLHIFKAPFKRKAQFPGPPSLQEEPKRTSTSSETPNIQRTASASSVDLRDHAVSRRKSPVMTKGPMLKLVGSMTDLTVRRRRSPSPSPSSPSPLSPLTRLHDDYSRRVPCLTTSERQRRPSPVRARVMSVEHTPLVHLQPESDASPQQHQVLISQVSMEPPEGTEQTSPAHYELLTVATTSSYKQTAECDSSPLCQKEHSQQQQETEVNMLPNEATSDQQGPEALLQTEEVSPTTSNTPLISSTCLSESPTSPTSPTSHTSPTDASTEIASIKPRRRSGRPRPRPISDYGQLISRKHSIPEEVAVVHAEERTANTSLTKDCSGNDSCGNGDIPENCSINRDVQGMRQRPISVIGAVDLFSSDAEEKDDRLPSPLSRPPIPSHQVPPYRAVSARFRPSTLSQSTPIGLDRVGRRKLHRVLNGVSECLATLDDSVSEEEEEGSFDELTDFTTYLQPGVELSVLNEWISSGHTVYAEALWDHVTMEEQELAFKAGDVIRVLEASHKDWWWGRGADKESWFPSSFVRVRVNQEGSSAESVESVADQEDPTPRDTHSAQHKEQMRTNVVQEIMNTERIYIKHLKDICEGYIRQCRKHPDMFTELQLKTIFSNIEDIYRFQRQFIRDLEKKYNKDQPHLSEIGSCFLLQGEGFSIYSDYCNTHPAACAELQRLMKSGKYKHFFEACRLLQQMIDISIAGFLLTPVQKICKYPLQLGELLKYTPKDHSDYSGVSKAYEAMKNVASLINERKRRQESVDTIAHWQVAILHWEGPDVLERSSELIHSGELTRVVRQGKMQQRSFFLFDHQLVFCKKDILRRDLLHYRGQLDMDQTEVVDVPDGRDLDLGLTLRNALRLRNASTLEFMCVLCCRKAEDKQRWLQAFAKERCRVKEDQEMGMEISEEQRRQAIVNARRAKQKKSKTIGYSASVPPHHQNLHPLHQRHITIPTSVPQQQVFSLAEPPKRKPYHLLYSITRNAFFRK is encoded by the exons ATGAGCAGG GCAGAACAACAGGACAGAGTCTTGTCCACAAGCGAAGACTCTCTCCCGTGCCTCCACCACTGTAAAGCTGACCCGCTGATCCGAAGCCGACCCCTCAGTGATATATACCCATTCCACAGTCATGCTGACAGAAGTGCAGTCCCATGTCTGCTGTCTGGTTGTGTCGCCCAAGTACAGCCGATGACCGCAGGTCCAGACGAAAACAGATTAAATGGCATCAACTCCTCTGCCTGGACCAACCCTGTTATAGGTCAACCTGAGGGAAAGCCTTACTCCTCAAGAATTATGAAGCTTTTTTCTAACTCGAGGAAGGGCCCTGTCCCTGCTCACAGTCCAACCACTGACAGTACCACCTCAACCCACAGCAGCGACAGCAACAGCGTCCCTCAGTCCTGGTCAGGACTTTCAGGACTGGGTGTTGTGGACTCCTTCAAAAAGCTCCGCTCCTCTGTGCTCCAGGGTATACAGAGTAGAGGGGCAGTCACCCACGATGGAGAACATGACCCATCAGATCAGGAAATGACTAATGGCACTGGTGTGGCCAACATTGACCCTGGTCTAGATGATGCAGCAAATCATTTACATTTTGCAGAAGGATATAGTGTGTCTAATGGAAATTTTGCTGGCCAAAAGTTGGCTGTGATAAGCCGATGTGGATCAGATATTGAGGACTACGATGATGAGGAAACTGATGAAGGAGATGGGCTCACGCGGAACACACGATTGTCAAGGAGTATTAGGAGAGCGTACGGAGCAGGACGCATCTCTTTACTCGACACAGGGAACAGGAGACTAGCAGGAAGGAGCACAAATGAAGCTACGGACAGTCAGAAACCAGATCAGACATCCAGGGTCAATGTCCAAACAAAGAACATGAATGACAACACAAATGTGAAGGTGTTGAGCAGACTGAGCAAAAGTGCAGAAAATCTTCATATATTTAAGGCCCCTTTTAAACGCAAAGCCCAATTTCCAGGACCTCCTTCGCTTCAGGAGGAACCCAAGAGGACTAGCACGTCAAGCGAGACACCAAACATCCAGAGGACAGCCAGCGCCTCCTCAGTGGACCTCCGGGACCATGCTGTTAGCCGCAGGAAGAGCCCTGTGATGACCAAGGGGCCGATGCTAAAGCTAGTAGGCAGCATGACTGACCTGACTGTCCGACGCAGGCGAAGTCCCTCCCCCAGCCCCAGCTCTCCATCACCCTTGTCACCCCTGACCCGTCTCCATGACGACTACTCCCGCCGTGTGCCTTGCCTAACAACCAGTGAGCGACAGCGCCGGCCTTCGCCTGTCAGAGCCCGGGTCATGTCTGTCGAGCACACCCCTCTGGTTCATCTACAGCCTGAATCCGATGCCAGCCCACAGCAGCACCAGGTCCTTATCAGCCAGGTTTCTATGGAGCCCCCAGAGGGAACAGAGCAGACTTCACCTGCTCATTATGAATTACTGACTGTGGCCACAACAAGTAGCTATAAACAGACAGCAGAATGTGATTCATCTCCTCTCTGCCAGAAAGAACATtcccaacaacaacaagagaCTGAGGTCAACATGCTACCAAACGAG GCAACATCAGACCAACAAGGTCCAGAAGCACTCCTCCAAACAGAGGAAGTCTCTCCAACAACCAGCAACACCCCTCTTATCTCTTCAACATGCCTTTCGGAGTCACCCACATCGCCCACCTCACCCACATCGCACACATCACCCACAGATGCATCCACGGAAATAGCCTCCATCAAGCCCAGACGAAGGAGTGGGCGCCCAAGACCTCGGCCCATCTCTGACTACGGGCAGCTCATTTCCAGGAAGCACTCCATTCCTGAGGAAGTGGCCGTAGTGCATGCTGAAGAAAGGACAGCAAATACATCATTGACTAAAGACTGCAGTGGAAATGACTCATGTGGGAATGGAGATATCCCTGAGAACTGCAGCATAAACAGAGACGTTCAAGGCATGAGGCAGCGTCCAATATCAGTGATAGGAGCTGTGGATCTGTTCTCTTCTGATGCTGAGGAGAAGGACGACCGCCTTCCTTCT CCCCTGTCGCGGCCGCCCATCCCCTCCCACCAGGTTCCCCCCTACAGAGCAGTGTCTGCCAGGTTTCgcccctccaccctctcccaGAGCACTCCCATCGGACTGGACCGTGTTGGACGCCGTAAGCTCCACAGAGTGCTGA ATGGTGTGTCTGAGTGCCTGGCGACACTTGATGACAGCGtgagtgaggaggaggaggagggcagcTTTGATGAGCTCACTGATTTCACCACCTACCTCCAGCCAGGGGTGGAGCTCTCTGTGCTCAACGAG TGGATAAGCTCCGGCCACACAGTGTATGCTGAGGCTCTCTGGGACCATGTGACCATGGAGGAGCAGGAGCTGGCCTTCAAGGCGGGAGATGTTATCCGTGTCCTGGAAGCCTCGCATAAGGACTGGTGGTGGGGCAGGGGGGCTGACAAGGAGTCCTGGTTCCCTTCCAGCTTTGTGAGG GTGCGAGTGAACCAGGAGGGCTCGAGTGCAGAAAGTGTGGAGAGTGTAGCGGACCAGGAAGATCCAACTCCCAGGGACACACACAGCGCTCAGCACAAGGAGCAGATGAGAACCAATGTGGTTCAGGAAATCATGAATACTGAACGCATCTACATCAAGCACCTAAAAGACATCTGTGAG GGTTACATCCGTCAGTGCCGTAAACACCCGGACATGTTCACTGAGCTGCAGTTGAAGACCATCTTCAGCAACATAGAGGACATCTACAGGTTTCAGAGGCAGTTTATCAGAGACCTGGAGAAGAAGTACAACAAAGACCAACCACATCTCAGTGAAATAGGCTCTTGTTTTCTCTTGCAG GGAGAGGGCTTCTCTATCTACTCAGACTACTGTAACACTCATCCAGCAGCCTGTGCTGAGCTGCAGCGCCTCATGAAGTCGGGCAAATATAAGCATTTCTTTGAGGCCTGCCGGCTCCTCCAGCAGATGATCGACATTTCCATTGCAGGATTCTTGCTCACGCCCGTCCAGAAGATCTGTAAATACCCCCTGCAGCTGGGTGAACTGCTTAAGTACACCCCCAAAGACCACAG TGACTACAGCGGAGTGAGCAAAGCGTATGAGGCTATGAAGAATGTGGCCAGTCTGATAAATGAGAGGAAGAGACGGCAGGAGAGTGTCGACACCATCGCTCACTGGCAGGTGGCAATTCTACACTGGGAG GGGCCTGATGTGCTGGAGCGCAGCTCAGAGCTGATCCACTCTGGTGAGCTGACTCGAGTCGTCCGACAAGGCAAAATGCAACAGCGCAGCTTCTTCCTGTTTGACCATCAGTTGGTCTTCTGTAAAAAAGACATCCTGCGCAGAGACCTGCTCCACTACCGTGGACAGCTGGATATGGACCAGACCGAGGTGGTGGACGTGCCCGACGGGCGGGACCTAGACCTGGGCCTGACCCTGAGGAATGCTCTGCGCCTACGCAACGCATCCACTCTGGagtttatgtgtgtgctgtgctgCAGGAAGGCCGAGGACAAGCAGAGGTGGTTACAGGCCTTTGCCAAGGAGAGATGCAGAGTCAAGGAAGACCAAGAGATGG GAATGGAGATCAGTGAAGAGCAAAGAAGACAGGCCATTGTTAATGCCAGAAGAGCCAAACAGAAGAAGAGCAAAA CCATTGGTTACTCTGCTTCTGTCCCCCCACACCACCAAAACCTTCACCCCCTTCACCAGCGTCACATCACCATTCCAACCAGCGTGCCTCAGCAGCAGGTCTTCTCACTGGCCGAGCCCCCAAAACGAAAGCCTTATCACCTGTTGTACAGCATCACCCGCAACGCCTTCTTCAGAAAATGA
- the spata13 gene encoding uncharacterized protein spata13 isoform X1, with protein sequence MSRAEQQDRVLSTSEDSLPCLHHCKADPLIRSRPLSDIYPFHSHADRSAVPCLLSGCVAQVQPMTAGPDENRLNGINSSAWTNPVIGQPEGKPYSSRIMKLFSNSRKGPVPAHSPTTDSTTSTHSSDSNSVPQSWSGLSGLGVVDSFKKLRSSVLQGIQSRGAVTHDGEHDPSDQEMTNGTGVANIDPGLDDAANHLHFAEGYSVSNGNFAGQKLAVISRCGSDIEDYDDEETDEGDGLTRNTRLSRSIRRAYGAGRISLLDTGNRRLAGRSTNEATDSQKPDQTSRVNVQTKNMNDNTNVKVLSRLSKSAENLHIFKAPFKRKAQFPGPPSLQEEPKRTSTSSETPNIQRTASASSVDLRDHAVSRRKSPVMTKGPMLKLVGSMTDLTVRRRRSPSPSPSSPSPLSPLTRLHDDYSRRVPCLTTSERQRRPSPVRARVMSVEHTPLVHLQPESDASPQQHQVLISQVSMEPPEGTEQTSPAHYELLTVATTSSYKQTAECDSSPLCQKEHSQQQQETEVNMLPNEATSDQQGPEALLQTEEVSPTTSNTPLISSTCLSESPTSPTSPTSHTSPTDASTEIASIKPRRRSGRPRPRPISDYGQLISRKHSIPEEVAVVHAEERTANTSLTKDCSGNDSCGNGDIPENCSINRDVQGMRQRPISVIGAVDLFSSDAEEKDDRLPSPLSRPPIPSHQVPPYRAVSARFRPSTLSQSTPIGLDRVGRRKLHRVLSDGVSECLATLDDSVSEEEEEGSFDELTDFTTYLQPGVELSVLNEWISSGHTVYAEALWDHVTMEEQELAFKAGDVIRVLEASHKDWWWGRGADKESWFPSSFVRVRVNQEGSSAESVESVADQEDPTPRDTHSAQHKEQMRTNVVQEIMNTERIYIKHLKDICEGYIRQCRKHPDMFTELQLKTIFSNIEDIYRFQRQFIRDLEKKYNKDQPHLSEIGSCFLLQGEGFSIYSDYCNTHPAACAELQRLMKSGKYKHFFEACRLLQQMIDISIAGFLLTPVQKICKYPLQLGELLKYTPKDHSDYSGVSKAYEAMKNVASLINERKRRQESVDTIAHWQVAILHWEGPDVLERSSELIHSGELTRVVRQGKMQQRSFFLFDHQLVFCKKDILRRDLLHYRGQLDMDQTEVVDVPDGRDLDLGLTLRNALRLRNASTLEFMCVLCCRKAEDKQRWLQAFAKERCRVKEDQEMGMEISEEQRRQAIVNARRAKQKKSKTIGYSASVPPHHQNLHPLHQRHITIPTSVPQQQVFSLAEPPKRKPYHLLYSITRNAFFRK encoded by the exons ATGAGCAGG GCAGAACAACAGGACAGAGTCTTGTCCACAAGCGAAGACTCTCTCCCGTGCCTCCACCACTGTAAAGCTGACCCGCTGATCCGAAGCCGACCCCTCAGTGATATATACCCATTCCACAGTCATGCTGACAGAAGTGCAGTCCCATGTCTGCTGTCTGGTTGTGTCGCCCAAGTACAGCCGATGACCGCAGGTCCAGACGAAAACAGATTAAATGGCATCAACTCCTCTGCCTGGACCAACCCTGTTATAGGTCAACCTGAGGGAAAGCCTTACTCCTCAAGAATTATGAAGCTTTTTTCTAACTCGAGGAAGGGCCCTGTCCCTGCTCACAGTCCAACCACTGACAGTACCACCTCAACCCACAGCAGCGACAGCAACAGCGTCCCTCAGTCCTGGTCAGGACTTTCAGGACTGGGTGTTGTGGACTCCTTCAAAAAGCTCCGCTCCTCTGTGCTCCAGGGTATACAGAGTAGAGGGGCAGTCACCCACGATGGAGAACATGACCCATCAGATCAGGAAATGACTAATGGCACTGGTGTGGCCAACATTGACCCTGGTCTAGATGATGCAGCAAATCATTTACATTTTGCAGAAGGATATAGTGTGTCTAATGGAAATTTTGCTGGCCAAAAGTTGGCTGTGATAAGCCGATGTGGATCAGATATTGAGGACTACGATGATGAGGAAACTGATGAAGGAGATGGGCTCACGCGGAACACACGATTGTCAAGGAGTATTAGGAGAGCGTACGGAGCAGGACGCATCTCTTTACTCGACACAGGGAACAGGAGACTAGCAGGAAGGAGCACAAATGAAGCTACGGACAGTCAGAAACCAGATCAGACATCCAGGGTCAATGTCCAAACAAAGAACATGAATGACAACACAAATGTGAAGGTGTTGAGCAGACTGAGCAAAAGTGCAGAAAATCTTCATATATTTAAGGCCCCTTTTAAACGCAAAGCCCAATTTCCAGGACCTCCTTCGCTTCAGGAGGAACCCAAGAGGACTAGCACGTCAAGCGAGACACCAAACATCCAGAGGACAGCCAGCGCCTCCTCAGTGGACCTCCGGGACCATGCTGTTAGCCGCAGGAAGAGCCCTGTGATGACCAAGGGGCCGATGCTAAAGCTAGTAGGCAGCATGACTGACCTGACTGTCCGACGCAGGCGAAGTCCCTCCCCCAGCCCCAGCTCTCCATCACCCTTGTCACCCCTGACCCGTCTCCATGACGACTACTCCCGCCGTGTGCCTTGCCTAACAACCAGTGAGCGACAGCGCCGGCCTTCGCCTGTCAGAGCCCGGGTCATGTCTGTCGAGCACACCCCTCTGGTTCATCTACAGCCTGAATCCGATGCCAGCCCACAGCAGCACCAGGTCCTTATCAGCCAGGTTTCTATGGAGCCCCCAGAGGGAACAGAGCAGACTTCACCTGCTCATTATGAATTACTGACTGTGGCCACAACAAGTAGCTATAAACAGACAGCAGAATGTGATTCATCTCCTCTCTGCCAGAAAGAACATtcccaacaacaacaagagaCTGAGGTCAACATGCTACCAAACGAG GCAACATCAGACCAACAAGGTCCAGAAGCACTCCTCCAAACAGAGGAAGTCTCTCCAACAACCAGCAACACCCCTCTTATCTCTTCAACATGCCTTTCGGAGTCACCCACATCGCCCACCTCACCCACATCGCACACATCACCCACAGATGCATCCACGGAAATAGCCTCCATCAAGCCCAGACGAAGGAGTGGGCGCCCAAGACCTCGGCCCATCTCTGACTACGGGCAGCTCATTTCCAGGAAGCACTCCATTCCTGAGGAAGTGGCCGTAGTGCATGCTGAAGAAAGGACAGCAAATACATCATTGACTAAAGACTGCAGTGGAAATGACTCATGTGGGAATGGAGATATCCCTGAGAACTGCAGCATAAACAGAGACGTTCAAGGCATGAGGCAGCGTCCAATATCAGTGATAGGAGCTGTGGATCTGTTCTCTTCTGATGCTGAGGAGAAGGACGACCGCCTTCCTTCT CCCCTGTCGCGGCCGCCCATCCCCTCCCACCAGGTTCCCCCCTACAGAGCAGTGTCTGCCAGGTTTCgcccctccaccctctcccaGAGCACTCCCATCGGACTGGACCGTGTTGGACGCCGTAAGCTCCACAGAGTGCTGAGTG ATGGTGTGTCTGAGTGCCTGGCGACACTTGATGACAGCGtgagtgaggaggaggaggagggcagcTTTGATGAGCTCACTGATTTCACCACCTACCTCCAGCCAGGGGTGGAGCTCTCTGTGCTCAACGAG TGGATAAGCTCCGGCCACACAGTGTATGCTGAGGCTCTCTGGGACCATGTGACCATGGAGGAGCAGGAGCTGGCCTTCAAGGCGGGAGATGTTATCCGTGTCCTGGAAGCCTCGCATAAGGACTGGTGGTGGGGCAGGGGGGCTGACAAGGAGTCCTGGTTCCCTTCCAGCTTTGTGAGG GTGCGAGTGAACCAGGAGGGCTCGAGTGCAGAAAGTGTGGAGAGTGTAGCGGACCAGGAAGATCCAACTCCCAGGGACACACACAGCGCTCAGCACAAGGAGCAGATGAGAACCAATGTGGTTCAGGAAATCATGAATACTGAACGCATCTACATCAAGCACCTAAAAGACATCTGTGAG GGTTACATCCGTCAGTGCCGTAAACACCCGGACATGTTCACTGAGCTGCAGTTGAAGACCATCTTCAGCAACATAGAGGACATCTACAGGTTTCAGAGGCAGTTTATCAGAGACCTGGAGAAGAAGTACAACAAAGACCAACCACATCTCAGTGAAATAGGCTCTTGTTTTCTCTTGCAG GGAGAGGGCTTCTCTATCTACTCAGACTACTGTAACACTCATCCAGCAGCCTGTGCTGAGCTGCAGCGCCTCATGAAGTCGGGCAAATATAAGCATTTCTTTGAGGCCTGCCGGCTCCTCCAGCAGATGATCGACATTTCCATTGCAGGATTCTTGCTCACGCCCGTCCAGAAGATCTGTAAATACCCCCTGCAGCTGGGTGAACTGCTTAAGTACACCCCCAAAGACCACAG TGACTACAGCGGAGTGAGCAAAGCGTATGAGGCTATGAAGAATGTGGCCAGTCTGATAAATGAGAGGAAGAGACGGCAGGAGAGTGTCGACACCATCGCTCACTGGCAGGTGGCAATTCTACACTGGGAG GGGCCTGATGTGCTGGAGCGCAGCTCAGAGCTGATCCACTCTGGTGAGCTGACTCGAGTCGTCCGACAAGGCAAAATGCAACAGCGCAGCTTCTTCCTGTTTGACCATCAGTTGGTCTTCTGTAAAAAAGACATCCTGCGCAGAGACCTGCTCCACTACCGTGGACAGCTGGATATGGACCAGACCGAGGTGGTGGACGTGCCCGACGGGCGGGACCTAGACCTGGGCCTGACCCTGAGGAATGCTCTGCGCCTACGCAACGCATCCACTCTGGagtttatgtgtgtgctgtgctgCAGGAAGGCCGAGGACAAGCAGAGGTGGTTACAGGCCTTTGCCAAGGAGAGATGCAGAGTCAAGGAAGACCAAGAGATGG GAATGGAGATCAGTGAAGAGCAAAGAAGACAGGCCATTGTTAATGCCAGAAGAGCCAAACAGAAGAAGAGCAAAA CCATTGGTTACTCTGCTTCTGTCCCCCCACACCACCAAAACCTTCACCCCCTTCACCAGCGTCACATCACCATTCCAACCAGCGTGCCTCAGCAGCAGGTCTTCTCACTGGCCGAGCCCCCAAAACGAAAGCCTTATCACCTGTTGTACAGCATCACCCGCAACGCCTTCTTCAGAAAATGA